In Blautia wexlerae DSM 19850, a single window of DNA contains:
- a CDS encoding alpha/beta hydrolase: MKAILHALSYGNIELESSRRMADLKQLDAMRIFVKKLDARVYNGEHEVPVRLYFPTEEAMQAGIVEGNTFPILLFFHGGGWVTESVENYDRVCARMAQATAHIVVSVEYRLAPEHKFPVPLEDCYAAAKALYTNQLILNTDPEKITIIGDSAGGNLTAAVCLMARDKGEFTPRRQILIYPALGNCYTEESPYRSVQENGSDYLLTSVKMEDYLNLYQSSAEDRQNPYFAPILEKDLRNLPETLILTAEYDPLRDEGEVYGRKLHAAGNHVEVHRIYGAFHGFFALGIKFLHVQESFKYINRFLNKSYEKILQ, from the coding sequence ATGAAAGCAATTCTGCATGCACTGTCATATGGAAATATTGAACTGGAATCTTCCAGAAGAATGGCAGATCTGAAACAACTGGATGCCATGCGGATTTTTGTAAAAAAACTGGATGCCAGGGTGTATAATGGAGAACATGAGGTCCCGGTCAGACTGTATTTTCCGACAGAAGAGGCAATGCAGGCGGGGATCGTAGAGGGAAATACATTTCCGATTCTCCTGTTTTTCCATGGTGGCGGATGGGTAACTGAGAGTGTGGAGAATTACGATCGTGTATGTGCCAGAATGGCACAGGCAACTGCACATATTGTAGTTTCTGTAGAATACAGACTGGCACCGGAGCATAAGTTTCCGGTTCCGCTGGAGGATTGTTATGCAGCAGCGAAAGCGCTTTATACCAATCAGCTGATCTTAAACACTGATCCGGAGAAAATTACGATCATCGGGGACAGTGCAGGAGGAAATCTGACAGCAGCAGTATGTTTGATGGCAAGAGACAAAGGAGAGTTTACACCACGCCGTCAGATACTGATCTATCCTGCACTTGGAAACTGTTATACAGAGGAATCTCCTTACAGATCCGTGCAGGAGAACGGTAGTGACTATCTTCTTACATCAGTAAAAATGGAAGATTATCTGAATCTTTATCAGAGTTCAGCAGAGGACAGACAGAATCCGTATTTTGCACCGATACTGGAGAAGGATCTGAGAAATTTGCCTGAAACATTAATTCTCACAGCAGAATATGATCCTTTGCGCGATGAGGGAGAAGTATATGGCAGAAAACTTCATGCTGCAGGAAATCATGTGGAAGTACACAGGATTTACGGAGCATTTCATGGATTTTTTGCATTGGGAATCAAATTTCTGCATGTACAGGAGAGTTTTAAATATATTAACCGGTTTCTGAATAAGAGTTATGAGAAAATTCTACAGTAA
- a CDS encoding ROK family protein, translating into MKILVFDIGGTAIKYGICKNGHLEETKEYPTEAFRGGTHILNTICRLSEQYLPFDAIGISTAGQVNPDEGSIIYANSNIPDYTGTQFKKILQKLFHVPVAVENDVNSAALGEAVFGAGKGKNSFLCLTYGTGVGGAIIENKQVYHGSSFSAGEFGAIITHAEEKLSGTDPFDGCYERYASATALVKMVSTVDSSLTNGRQIFASLTRPEINEVINKWIDEIVLGLATLIHIFNPSCIVLGGGIMVQPYILERIHTRIPQMVMSSFTHVQISNAKLGNSAGLMGAYYLASQKL; encoded by the coding sequence ATGAAAATTTTAGTCTTCGACATTGGCGGTACCGCGATCAAATACGGAATCTGCAAGAACGGACATCTCGAAGAAACCAAAGAATACCCAACCGAGGCCTTCAGGGGCGGTACTCACATTTTGAATACTATCTGCCGTCTTTCTGAACAGTATCTCCCTTTTGATGCCATCGGTATCAGTACTGCCGGACAGGTCAATCCTGATGAAGGTTCTATTATTTATGCCAACAGCAACATCCCTGATTACACAGGCACACAATTTAAAAAAATTCTCCAAAAACTCTTTCATGTTCCTGTTGCAGTAGAAAACGATGTTAACAGCGCAGCTCTCGGAGAAGCTGTTTTCGGTGCAGGAAAAGGAAAAAATTCTTTTCTCTGCCTTACGTACGGGACTGGTGTCGGTGGTGCCATTATTGAAAACAAACAGGTTTACCACGGTTCTTCTTTCTCAGCCGGAGAATTTGGTGCCATCATTACCCATGCAGAAGAAAAACTCTCCGGTACAGACCCGTTTGACGGATGCTACGAACGATATGCATCCGCTACCGCACTGGTAAAAATGGTTTCCACTGTAGATTCATCTCTCACTAATGGTCGACAGATTTTTGCAAGCCTGACACGCCCGGAAATTAACGAGGTTATTAATAAATGGATTGATGAAATCGTACTTGGTCTTGCCACTTTAATCCATATTTTCAATCCTTCATGCATTGTTCTGGGTGGAGGTATCATGGTTCAGCCTTACATTCTGGAACGAATCCACACTCGTATTCCACAAATGGTGATGTCTAGCTTTACACATGTACAGATTTCCAACGCAAAACTCGGAAACTCTGCCGGGCTTATGGGAGCCTATTACCTTGCTTCGCAGAAACTTTGA
- a CDS encoding ABC transporter substrate-binding protein, with product MRKKLLSMVMAGTLALSFTACGGSSSGETEKSTDTSKVEETSSGDTQAASADSGNKKTITVWVEKIFSDDANTKMEERLKEYGKEKNVTVNCEMVAATDFVTKLNAAIEAGQSVPDIISADTTKVLNYYPNIPCNDVTDLVDQIDEERPYLQASYEGTKIDDKYYYVPFYSSSTLMFVRKDKLEEAGITEMPTTWDEVFKDAEKVSDPDNDFYGLAIGCGENDDDDENTIRQYMWNEGGYLFDEDGNVAADDKVTAVFDKYAELYDDKVIPQDATTWDAGGNNGSYLAGRTAFCFNAPTLYNALVSDEQYKDLLDNTVVLAPPAGSDNSVYMNFNRGFAVMNTCKDTDLASDVISYLLDKDWYDSYMEEIAPVFAPVFEDAKENTTWKDNEVNAQALKYVENASGYYGYPVKTLKGRTVAAKHYFTYPFVKAVNQVATGTADSAGALKSMTSAIEDFQDQVGE from the coding sequence ATGAGAAAAAAATTATTATCAATGGTAATGGCAGGTACATTGGCACTTTCATTTACAGCATGCGGAGGCAGCAGTTCCGGAGAAACAGAAAAATCCACTGATACTTCCAAAGTAGAAGAAACCTCATCTGGGGATACACAGGCTGCTTCAGCAGATTCCGGGAATAAAAAAACTATTACAGTATGGGTAGAGAAAATTTTCAGCGATGATGCAAATACAAAAATGGAAGAAAGGCTGAAAGAATACGGAAAAGAGAAAAATGTAACTGTAAATTGTGAGATGGTGGCTGCAACAGATTTTGTAACAAAACTTAATGCTGCAATTGAAGCAGGTCAGAGCGTTCCGGATATTATTTCTGCAGATACTACAAAAGTTCTGAATTATTATCCGAATATTCCATGTAATGATGTGACAGATCTTGTTGATCAGATTGATGAAGAACGTCCATATCTGCAAGCCAGTTATGAAGGAACAAAAATTGATGATAAATATTATTATGTACCATTTTACAGCTCTTCCACATTGATGTTCGTCAGAAAGGATAAACTGGAAGAAGCAGGAATTACTGAAATGCCAACGACCTGGGATGAGGTATTTAAGGATGCGGAAAAGGTCAGTGATCCGGATAATGATTTTTATGGACTTGCAATTGGATGCGGAGAAAACGATGATGACGATGAGAACACAATCAGACAGTACATGTGGAATGAAGGAGGATATCTGTTTGATGAAGACGGAAATGTAGCAGCAGACGATAAAGTAACGGCTGTGTTTGATAAATATGCAGAACTTTATGATGATAAAGTAATTCCACAGGATGCAACGACATGGGATGCAGGTGGAAATAATGGATCTTATCTGGCAGGACGCACTGCATTTTGCTTTAACGCGCCTACATTATACAATGCACTGGTATCTGATGAACAATATAAAGATTTACTGGATAATACAGTTGTTCTTGCTCCTCCGGCAGGAAGCGACAATAGTGTATATATGAATTTTAACCGTGGATTTGCAGTCATGAATACCTGTAAAGATACAGATTTGGCTTCTGATGTGATTTCTTACCTTCTTGACAAAGACTGGTACGATTCTTATATGGAGGAGATTGCGCCTGTATTTGCACCTGTATTTGAGGATGCAAAGGAAAATACAACCTGGAAAGATAATGAAGTAAATGCACAGGCCTTAAAATATGTAGAAAATGCTTCCGGTTATTATGGATATCCGGTAAAAACATTGAAAGGACGTACAGTTGCAGCGAAACATTATTTTACATATCCATTTGTGAAAGCTGTTAATCAGGTAGCAACAGGTACTGCAGATTCAGCAGGAGCATTAAAGAGTATGACTTCAGCAATTGAAGATTTTCAGGATCAGGTAGGTGAATAA
- a CDS encoding thiazole synthase, with amino-acid sequence MSTNNEDKLILGGHEFTSRFILGSGKFSLDLVKACIEKADAQIITLALRRANEGGLANILDYIPKNVTLLPNTSGARNAEEAVRIARLSREIGCGDFVKIEVIHDSKYLLPDNYETVKATEILAKEGFVVMPYMYPDLNAARDLVNAGAACIMPLGSPIGSNKGLCTKEFIQILIDEIELPIIVDAGIGRPSQACEAMEMGASAVMANTAIATAGDVQIMAEAFKKAIEAGRSAYLAGLGRTLEKGASASSPLTGFLHE; translated from the coding sequence ATGAGTACAAATAATGAAGACAAACTGATTCTGGGAGGTCATGAATTTACTTCCCGTTTTATTCTGGGATCCGGAAAATTTTCTCTGGATCTGGTGAAAGCATGTATTGAAAAGGCAGATGCGCAGATCATCACTCTGGCTCTGCGTCGTGCCAATGAAGGTGGACTGGCAAATATTCTGGACTATATTCCGAAAAATGTTACTCTTCTTCCCAATACTTCAGGTGCCAGAAATGCAGAAGAAGCAGTTCGTATTGCCAGGCTTTCCAGAGAAATCGGATGCGGTGATTTCGTAAAGATCGAAGTGATCCATGATTCAAAATATCTGCTTCCGGATAACTATGAAACTGTTAAAGCTACAGAAATTCTTGCAAAAGAAGGATTTGTAGTAATGCCTTATATGTACCCGGATCTGAATGCAGCCAGAGATCTGGTAAATGCCGGAGCTGCCTGCATCATGCCGCTGGGTTCTCCGATCGGCTCTAATAAAGGTCTGTGCACCAAGGAATTTATCCAGATTTTGATTGACGAAATTGAGCTCCCGATCATTGTAGATGCAGGAATCGGACGTCCTTCTCAGGCGTGTGAAGCCATGGAGATGGGGGCATCTGCAGTTATGGCAAATACTGCGATTGCCACAGCAGGTGATGTGCAGATAATGGCTGAAGCATTTAAAAAAGCTATTGAAGCAGGACGAAGTGCATACCTTGCCGGACTGGGAAGAACCCTGGAAAAAGGTGCAAGCGCATCCTCTCCACTGACTGGTTTTCTTCATGAGTAA
- the thiH gene encoding 2-iminoacetate synthase ThiH: METTEKNMEHGEHFNESIVNEVILEDMKKNRIDHMKYLPGMEVLEESDVMDQVISAMNAYDYDKYTEADVRRALAHDNRTPEDFQALLSPAALPLLEEIAQAAQKETRKHFGNSVYMFTPIYIANYCENYCIYCGFNCHNKIRRAKLNAEEIDKEMAAIAKTGLQEILILTGESRAKSDVKYIGEACKIARKYFKVIGLEVYPMNSDEYAHLHECGADYVTVFQETYNSDKYETLHLAGHKRIFPYRLNAQERALKGGMRGVGFAALLGLDDFRKDAFATGYHAYLLQRKYPHAEIAFSCPRLRPIINNDRINPMDVHEPQLLQVVCAYRLFMPFASITVSTRECERVRDNLVGIAATKISAGVSTGIGSHVEDIEDKGDDQFEISDGRSVDEVYKALLDHDLQPVMNDYVYL; this comes from the coding sequence ATGGAAACAACAGAAAAAAATATGGAACATGGGGAACACTTCAACGAAAGTATTGTCAATGAAGTGATTCTGGAAGATATGAAAAAGAACAGGATCGATCATATGAAATATCTTCCGGGAATGGAAGTACTGGAAGAATCAGACGTGATGGATCAGGTTATTTCTGCCATGAATGCTTACGATTATGATAAATATACAGAGGCAGATGTACGCAGGGCACTTGCTCATGATAACCGTACACCAGAGGATTTTCAGGCACTGCTGTCTCCGGCTGCATTGCCTCTTCTGGAGGAAATCGCACAGGCTGCGCAGAAAGAAACCAGGAAACATTTTGGGAACAGTGTGTATATGTTTACCCCTATTTATATTGCAAATTACTGTGAGAATTACTGTATTTACTGCGGATTTAACTGCCATAATAAGATCCGCAGAGCAAAGCTGAATGCAGAAGAGATTGATAAGGAAATGGCTGCTATCGCAAAGACAGGACTGCAGGAAATCCTGATTCTTACAGGAGAGAGCAGAGCAAAATCTGATGTAAAATATATCGGAGAAGCATGTAAGATTGCCCGGAAATATTTCAAAGTAATCGGACTTGAAGTTTATCCTATGAATTCAGATGAGTATGCACATCTCCATGAATGCGGAGCTGATTATGTAACGGTATTCCAGGAGACTTATAATTCAGATAAGTATGAAACTCTGCATCTTGCAGGGCACAAGCGTATATTTCCTTATCGTCTGAACGCACAGGAACGTGCTTTAAAGGGTGGTATGCGAGGAGTAGGATTTGCTGCACTTCTGGGACTGGATGATTTCCGTAAGGATGCTTTTGCCACCGGATATCATGCATATCTTTTGCAGAGAAAATATCCTCATGCAGAGATTGCATTTTCCTGTCCGAGACTTCGGCCGATCATCAACAATGACCGTATTAATCCTATGGATGTACATGAACCACAGCTGCTTCAGGTGGTCTGCGCCTATCGTCTGTTCATGCCATTTGCAAGCATTACGGTATCTACCAGAGAGTGTGAGCGTGTACGCGATAACCTGGTTGGAATTGCTGCGACAAAGATTTCAGCAGGAGTCAGCACAGGAATCGGAAGTCATGTGGAGGATATCGAAGATAAAGGAGATGACCAGTTTGAGATTTCAGACGGAAGGTCTGTAGATGAAGTCTATAAGGCACTTTTGGATCATGATCTTCAGCCGGTTATGAATGATTATGTGTACCTCTAA
- a CDS encoding carbohydrate ABC transporter permease codes for MKNSLIIAVSVSVFSILIAYPVAYTLSRLKFKGRRIFSKSVLFMYLLPTTVLYIPLYMLVSKMHLTNTIWGLIVIYPTFTLPYVAWILIPHIAAVPKELEEAAKVDGCSRIGTMYKIVFPLALPGIISTTIFTFAMCWGEYMYALVNLTSSQVQTFPLVISGLIYGDMPPWNQLMAGGVLAGIPIIVIYMLASSGLVGGATDGGVKG; via the coding sequence ATGAAAAACAGTTTGATTATTGCGGTATCTGTTTCTGTATTTTCAATTTTAATAGCATACCCTGTTGCGTATACATTATCAAGGTTGAAATTTAAGGGAAGACGAATTTTTTCAAAGTCCGTGCTATTCATGTATTTGCTGCCAACTACAGTTTTATATATTCCGTTATATATGCTGGTATCGAAAATGCATCTTACAAATACAATCTGGGGATTAATTGTAATTTATCCAACGTTTACTTTACCTTATGTAGCCTGGATTCTGATTCCACATATTGCAGCGGTTCCAAAAGAACTGGAAGAAGCGGCCAAGGTAGATGGCTGTTCCAGAATAGGAACGATGTATAAGATTGTATTTCCATTGGCATTACCGGGAATTATATCTACTACGATTTTTACTTTTGCAATGTGTTGGGGAGAATACATGTATGCTCTGGTAAACCTGACATCAAGTCAGGTACAGACATTCCCGCTGGTTATTTCAGGTTTAATTTATGGTGATATGCCACCATGGAACCAGCTTATGGCAGGCGGTGTTCTTGCAGGTATTCCGATTATTGTAATATATATGCTGGCATCCAGCGGTCTGGTTGGCGGAGCGACTGACGGTGGTGTAAAAGGTTGA
- the thiS gene encoding sulfur carrier protein ThiS — MLITVNGKTKELQNTLTIGQYLEENSYVPSQIAVELNERILSKAEYSTTVLHENDILEIVSFMGGGR, encoded by the coding sequence ATGCTTATTACTGTTAATGGAAAAACAAAAGAATTGCAGAATACTCTTACAATAGGGCAATATCTGGAGGAAAACAGCTATGTGCCCAGCCAGATCGCAGTAGAATTAAATGAAAGAATTCTGTCAAAAGCTGAGTACAGCACTACTGTTTTACATGAAAACGACATACTGGAAATAGTCAGCTTCATGGGAGGTGGAAGATAA
- a CDS encoding DUF6320 domain-containing protein gives MDTGYSKWRKLDNAALAFPLVTGKNDTRVFRFYCQLKEEVNGEILQAALDQTMEKYPLFQAVLRKGLFWFYLEHRDIRAVVKPETEPPCSRLYIPDKKSLLFQVSYDKNRINFEVFHALTDGTGAMHFLQELVQDYLILAHPQADLPQIEHAEEITHGDKEEDSFSQYYSSDIPKDKEKKKAAVKLKGEKLVHSDMHVTEVALSVKDIHRKARSCGVSITVLLTAMMLCSIREEIPKNQQKRPVALMIPVNLRNYFPSQSMTNFFGWIEVGYIFSDETTFEDVLLSVKKQFEEELVKEKIAMHMSGYVRIEKNPFVRAVPLEIKKYFLMIGANLGSRSITAVYSNIGIIRLPEEYKEYIQHFGIFASTNSLQMCSCSYGDEMVLGFTSKIPDDSIQRNFQRMLGEENVSHRELKNEFPGYGEKHRLEKKENQKVIQTFSFLCLAIAVICGMINFMMAGVLNWFWFAGAGCACAWLVVMVAYYKRRNILKNEMWQLLLISVIAILWDRFTGWKGWSVDFVIPFGILAVQFSVPVIAKINRLEREEYLFYLVQAGIAGLIPMILVWTGIVQFAVPSVICAGISFLTLAALFIFCKKDTMREFHKKLRM, from the coding sequence ATGGATACAGGATACTCAAAATGGAGAAAACTGGATAATGCAGCGTTGGCATTTCCGCTGGTAACAGGAAAGAATGACACCAGAGTGTTTCGTTTCTATTGTCAGTTAAAGGAAGAAGTTAACGGGGAAATCCTTCAGGCAGCACTGGATCAGACAATGGAGAAATATCCATTGTTCCAGGCGGTTCTGAGAAAAGGGCTGTTCTGGTTTTATCTGGAGCACAGAGATATCAGAGCAGTGGTAAAGCCGGAGACGGAACCACCATGCAGCCGTTTATATATTCCGGATAAGAAATCCCTTTTATTTCAGGTGAGTTATGACAAAAACAGAATTAATTTTGAGGTGTTTCATGCATTGACAGATGGCACCGGAGCCATGCATTTCCTGCAGGAACTGGTTCAGGATTATCTGATTCTGGCACATCCACAGGCAGATCTTCCGCAGATTGAGCATGCAGAGGAAATTACACATGGAGATAAAGAAGAGGACAGCTTTTCTCAGTATTATTCTTCAGATATACCGAAAGATAAAGAGAAGAAAAAAGCCGCTGTTAAACTGAAAGGGGAGAAGCTGGTTCATTCAGATATGCATGTTACGGAGGTTGCTCTTTCTGTAAAAGATATCCACCGGAAAGCCCGCTCCTGTGGAGTTTCCATCACTGTTTTACTGACAGCAATGATGCTGTGTTCTATTCGGGAAGAGATTCCAAAGAATCAGCAGAAACGACCGGTAGCATTGATGATTCCGGTGAATCTGAGAAATTATTTTCCGTCTCAGTCTATGACAAATTTCTTTGGATGGATTGAGGTGGGATATATATTTTCTGATGAAACAACCTTTGAAGATGTACTTTTATCTGTGAAGAAACAGTTCGAAGAAGAACTGGTAAAAGAAAAGATTGCCATGCATATGAGCGGATATGTGCGCATTGAGAAGAATCCTTTTGTACGTGCTGTTCCGTTGGAGATCAAGAAATATTTTCTGATGATCGGAGCCAATCTGGGAAGCAGGAGCATTACGGCAGTTTATTCTAATATCGGCATTATTCGTTTGCCGGAGGAGTACAAAGAATATATTCAGCATTTTGGGATTTTTGCAAGTACCAATTCTCTGCAGATGTGTTCCTGTTCTTATGGGGATGAGATGGTACTGGGATTTACTTCCAAGATACCGGATGACAGTATCCAGAGGAATTTCCAGCGGATGCTTGGCGAGGAGAATGTTTCCCACAGAGAATTAAAGAATGAATTTCCGGGATATGGAGAAAAGCACAGGCTTGAAAAAAAAGAAAATCAGAAGGTTATCCAGACTTTCAGCTTCCTGTGTCTGGCAATTGCGGTAATCTGCGGAATGATCAATTTTATGATGGCAGGTGTACTGAACTGGTTCTGGTTTGCAGGAGCAGGATGTGCCTGTGCATGGCTGGTTGTTATGGTAGCATATTATAAACGCAGGAATATTCTGAAGAATGAAATGTGGCAGCTTTTGCTCATATCAGTAATCGCAATCCTATGGGACCGGTTTACCGGATGGAAAGGCTGGTCTGTGGATTTTGTGATTCCTTTCGGGATATTGGCAGTTCAGTTTTCTGTTCCTGTGATCGCAAAAATAAACCGTCTGGAAAGGGAAGAATATCTGTTTTATCTTGTACAGGCCGGAATTGCAGGACTGATTCCGATGATATTGGTTTGGACTGGAATCGTGCAGTTTGCCGTACCTTCAGTAATCTGTGCCGGAATCAGTTTTCTGACATTGGCTGCACTGTTTATCTTCTGCAAGAAGGATACGATGCGGGAGTTTCATAAGAAACTGAGGATGTAG
- a CDS encoding D-isomer specific 2-hydroxyacid dehydrogenase family protein, whose protein sequence is MKTKVWLNLDPQKVDVSYLYKKFDEIGCDFEAEAIPDNNPELLIKKVKDVDIVIATMEPWNETTLGAVKGKVKFIQKYGTGVDSVDLKAAGKNGIPVANIPGANAPAVAEVAMMHILNLGRRFTNCVEGCREGIWPSTITGNELDGKIVGLAGYGRVAKNLARMISGFSVKLLAYDPFVKEAVPGQNITFVDTLEELFERSDIVSLHMPFMPSTARIINKSLFERMKPHAYLVNTCRGGVIDEADLIEALKTGKLAGAGLDVLTEEPPKADQPLMHMDNVYITSHMGAASLESEYRSQVIIADNIKEFLEGKLPKSVRNKEFLV, encoded by the coding sequence ATGAAGACAAAAGTTTGGTTGAATCTCGATCCACAGAAAGTTGATGTAAGTTATTTATATAAAAAATTCGACGAAATTGGATGCGATTTTGAAGCAGAGGCAATTCCGGATAATAACCCGGAATTGCTGATAAAAAAAGTAAAAGATGTTGATATTGTAATTGCTACTATGGAGCCCTGGAATGAAACTACTCTTGGTGCTGTAAAGGGAAAAGTAAAGTTTATTCAGAAATATGGTACTGGAGTAGATTCCGTGGATTTGAAAGCGGCAGGAAAAAACGGAATTCCTGTGGCAAATATTCCGGGAGCTAATGCACCGGCAGTAGCAGAAGTTGCTATGATGCACATTTTGAATCTGGGAAGACGTTTTACCAATTGCGTTGAAGGATGTAGAGAAGGAATTTGGCCCTCAACTATTACTGGAAATGAATTGGATGGAAAAATAGTTGGACTCGCAGGTTATGGAAGAGTTGCTAAGAATCTGGCCCGTATGATATCTGGATTTTCAGTTAAGCTTCTGGCGTATGATCCATTTGTAAAAGAAGCAGTACCAGGTCAAAATATTACATTTGTTGATACACTTGAGGAACTCTTTGAACGGAGTGATATAGTGAGTCTTCATATGCCGTTTATGCCGTCAACTGCAAGAATAATCAATAAGTCACTATTTGAGCGTATGAAGCCGCATGCGTATCTTGTGAATACTTGCAGAGGAGGTGTAATAGATGAGGCGGATTTGATCGAAGCACTGAAAACAGGAAAGCTGGCCGGTGCGGGACTTGATGTTTTGACAGAAGAGCCACCTAAGGCAGATCAGCCATTAATGCATATGGATAATGTGTATATTACATCTCATATGGGAGCAGCTTCGCTGGAAAGTGAATATAGGTCTCAGGTAATTATTGCGGATAATATAAAAGAATTTCTGGAAGGAAAGCTTCCCAAAAGTGTCAGAAACAAAGAATTTCTGGTTTAA
- a CDS encoding dihydrodipicolinate synthase family protein, whose translation MNTEKFKGVFPAFYACYDDNGEISAERTQLLAKHLMEKGVKGLYVGGSSGECIYQSVEDRKKILENVMKAVKGKLTIIAHVACNNTKDSCELAAHAESQGVDAIAAIPPIYFHLPEYAIAEYWNDISAAAPNTPFIIYNIPQLSGTTLTMSLYKNMLKNPNVLGVKNSSMATQDIQMFKTEAGKDHIVFNGPDEQFISGRAIGADGGIGGTYAVMPELFLKMNEFLEEGKMKEALEIQNKADAIIYKMCEAYGNLYAVMKEILRINENIDIGNVRKPLPGLIPEDIPIVEEAAKMIRDAISELQ comes from the coding sequence ATGAATACAGAAAAATTTAAAGGAGTATTTCCTGCTTTTTATGCATGCTATGATGACAATGGAGAAATCAGTGCAGAACGTACACAGCTTCTGGCAAAACATTTGATGGAGAAGGGAGTAAAAGGGCTGTACGTGGGCGGATCTTCGGGAGAATGTATTTACCAGAGTGTAGAAGACCGTAAGAAAATTCTGGAAAATGTAATGAAGGCAGTAAAAGGAAAACTAACAATTATTGCGCATGTTGCATGCAATAATACGAAGGACAGCTGTGAACTGGCGGCACATGCGGAAAGCCAGGGAGTTGATGCAATTGCGGCTATTCCACCGATTTATTTTCATCTTCCGGAGTATGCAATTGCAGAATATTGGAATGATATTTCAGCTGCAGCACCAAATACACCATTTATTATTTACAATATTCCGCAGTTATCTGGTACTACACTTACTATGTCATTATATAAAAATATGTTAAAAAATCCAAATGTTCTTGGGGTAAAAAATTCTTCAATGGCAACTCAAGACATTCAGATGTTTAAAACCGAAGCGGGAAAAGATCATATTGTATTTAATGGACCAGATGAACAGTTTATTAGTGGACGGGCAATAGGAGCTGATGGAGGAATCGGAGGAACTTATGCTGTCATGCCAGAATTGTTTCTTAAGATGAATGAGTTTTTAGAAGAAGGAAAAATGAAAGAAGCTCTGGAAATTCAGAACAAAGCGGACGCAATTATTTATAAAATGTGTGAAGCATACGGTAATCTTTATGCAGTAATGAAGGAAATTCTGCGAATCAATGAAAACATAGATATTGGAAATGTACGTAAACCTCTTCCGGGTTTAATTCCCGAAGATATACCAATTGTAGAAGAGGCAGCCAAAATGATACGTGATGCAATTTCAGAATTACAGTAA
- a CDS encoding histidine phosphatase family protein: MRLLIVRHGDPDYSIDSLTEKGWKEAEYLSERLSKLDVKDFYVSPLGRAKDTASFTLKKMNRTAVECDWLREFDVLINRPDVTDRQKRLWDWLPQDWTQDERFYRYDHWYENERFQQSDVKRYYDHVTGEFDKLLAEHGYVREGHYYRVEKPNEDTLVFFCHFGLECVLLAHLIGASPMVLWHGFCAAPSSVTTVNTEERREGIASFRISAFGDVSHLYVHDEPPAFAARFCEMYSNTDERHD; this comes from the coding sequence ATGAGATTATTGATCGTGCGACATGGAGATCCGGATTATTCCATTGATTCTCTTACAGAAAAAGGCTGGAAAGAAGCAGAATATCTGTCAGAAAGGCTGTCAAAACTTGATGTAAAGGATTTCTATGTATCGCCTCTTGGAAGGGCAAAGGATACTGCCTCTTTTACATTGAAGAAAATGAACCGTACAGCAGTTGAGTGTGACTGGTTACGGGAATTTGATGTTTTGATCAATCGCCCGGATGTTACTGACAGGCAGAAGAGATTATGGGACTGGCTTCCACAGGACTGGACACAGGATGAGAGATTTTACCGATATGATCACTGGTATGAAAACGAGAGATTTCAGCAATCTGATGTCAAGAGATATTATGATCATGTAACAGGAGAGTTTGATAAGCTTCTTGCTGAACATGGTTATGTACGTGAAGGACATTATTACAGAGTGGAGAAACCAAATGAAGATACCCTGGTATTCTTCTGCCATTTTGGTCTGGAATGTGTGCTTCTTGCGCATCTGATCGGTGCTTCTCCAATGGTACTGTGGCATGGATTCTGCGCAGCTCCAAGTTCAGTGACAACTGTCAATACAGAAGAACGAAGAGAAGGAATTGCAAGTTTTCGTATCAGTGCATTTGGTGATGTTTCCCATTTATATGTGCATGATGAACCACCGGCATTTGCCGCAAGATTCTGTGAAATGTACAGTAATACGGATGAGCGCCACGATTAA